The Micrococcales bacterium region CTGACCGAGGGTCAGTGACTGCGTACCATCTCCACACGCTGGAAGCTCTTCAGATCCGAATACCCGCACAGGGCCACGGATCGGCGCAGCGCCCCCGTGAGGTTCATCGTCCCGTCACTGACCCGCGAGGGCCCGAACAGCACTTCCTGCCAGGTCCCGACGGTGCTGAACTCCACTATTTCCCCGCGCGGCAGTTGCGCGTGCGTGGCCTCCATCCCCCAGTGGCGGCCCGCCCCCGGCGCCTCCTGGGCGCGGGCGAGCGGCGAGCCCACCATGGCTGCGTCAGCCCCACAGGCGATGGCCTTCACGATGTCGCCGCTGCGCCCCATCGCACCGTCGGCGATGACGTGCACATACCTGCCGCCAGACTCGTCGAGGTAGTCGCGGCGGGCAGCGGCGACGTCGGCGACGGCGCTGGCCATGGGTACCCGCACGCCGAGGACGTCGGCGGTGGTGTGGCTTGCGCCGCCGCCGAAGCCCACCAGGACTCCGGCGGCTCCGGCGCGCATCAAGTGCAACGCCGACTGGTAGGTGGCCACCCCACCCACGAGCACTGGCACGTCGAGTTCGTAGATGAACTGTTTGAGGTTCAGTGGTTCCTGGTCGGCACTGACGTGCTCGGCACTGACCGTCGTGCCGCGGATCACGAACACGTCCACGCCGGCCTTGATGACGTCGCGGAACAAGTCATGAGTCTTCTGCGGCGAGAGCGAACCGGCTACCGTGATCCCGGCCTCCCGCATCTGCTGTACCCGTGCGGTGATGAGTTCGGGTTTGATCGGCTCGGCGTACAGCCTCTGCAGCAGCGGCAGCGCATCCTGGCCATCCACGGCGCGGATCTGCGCGAAGGCGTCCGACGGGTCCTCGTGCCGGGTCCAGAGGCCCTCGAGGTTCAGCACCGCCAGCCCGCCGACCTGCCCCATGGCGATCGCGGTGGCGGGAGACACGATGGAGTCCATGGGCGCCGCCACGATCGGCATGTCGAAGGAGTACGCGTCGATGTTCCACCGCAGGTCGACGCCCTCGGGGTCGCGGGTCCGGCGGTGCGGTGCCACGGCCACGTCGTCGAAGGAGTAGCCCGCTCTGGCCGACTTGGACAGCCCGATCACGATGTCGCTCACGGGATCACAGCCTAGTGTCCCCGCGCCGCGGTGTATCAGCGCGGCGCATGTTGGGTGATGCCGCTCCCCCGCCAGTCAGTACTCCTAGGAAACGGGTCAGCGCCGGTGGTAGTTGGGCGCCTCGACGGTCATCTGGATGTCGTGGGGATGGCTTTCCTTGAGCCCGGCGGCGGTGATGCGCACGAACCGGCCGTTGGTGTGCAGTTCCGGGATCGAGTTCGCGCCGCTGTACCCCATGGCCGCCCGCAGGCCGCCGGTCAGCTGGTGGGCGACGACGGACAGTTTGCCGCGATAAGGCACCTGCCCCTCGATCCCTTCCGGGACCAGCTTGTCGTCACTGAGCACATCGTCCTGGAAGTACCGGTCCTTGGAGTAGGACTTGGCCTCCCCACGACTCTGCATCGCCCCCAGTGACCCCATGCCGCGGTACTGCTTGAACTGCTTGCCGCTGACGAAAACCACGTCGCCGGGGGACTCCTCGCAGCCGGCCAGCAGCGACCCGAGCATCACCGTGTCGGCGCCGGCCACGATCGCCTTGGCGATGTCGCCGCTGTACTGCAGTCCACCGTCCGCGATGACCGGCACCCCCAGCGGGCGCACGGCGGTGGCGACCTCGTGGATCGCCGTCACCTGCGGCACGCCGACACCGGCGACGACGCGGGTGGTGCAGATCGACCCCGGTCCGACGCCCACCTTGACCGCGTCGGCGCCCGCCCCGGCCAGCGCCAGGGCAGCCTCAGCGGTGGCGATGTTCCCACCCACGACGTCGATGGTGGTGTCCTTCTTCAACCGGGCGACCATCTCCAGTACGCCGCGGCTGTGGCCGTGGGCGGTGTCGACCACGACGAAGTCCACACCGGCCTCGGTCAGGGTCATGGCCCGTGTGTAGGCGTCCTCGCCGACCCCTACGGCCGCCCCGACGACCAGCCGGCCGGCGGCGTCCTTGGTCGCATCCGGGTAGGCCTCGGACTTCAGGAAGTCCTTCACGGTGATCAGCCCGCGGACGCGGTTGTCCTCGTCCACCAGCGGCAACTTCTCGATCTTGTGCAGCCGCAGCAGGCCGAGGGCCTCGGCGGGCTCGATGCCGAGGTAGCCGGTCACCAGCGGCGCGGGCGTCATGATCTGCGCGACCGGCACCGACCGGTCCTCCTCGAAACGCATGTCCCGGTTCGTCACGATCCCGAGCAGGCGGCCGGCGTCGTCGACCACGGGCAGACCGGAGATCCGGTAGCGGCGGCACATGGCGTCGACCTCGGCCAGGGTGTCCTCGGGCCGGCAGGTCACGGGGTTGCTCACCATGCCCGCTTCCGAGCGTTTCACCATGTCCACGTGCAGCGCCTGGTCCTCGATCGACATGTTGCGGTGCAGGACCCCGACCCCGCCTATCCGCGCCATCGCGATGGCCATCCGGGCCTCGGTCACGGTGTCCATCGCGCTGCTCACCAGCGGCACCCGCAGTCGCAGCGACCGGGTCAGATGCGAGGAGGTGTCCACTTCGGAGGGGACGACGTCGGAGGCAGCGGGTACCAGCAGGACGTCGTCGAAAGTCAGGCCGACGGGAGCGAAAGGGTCAGTGGGCGAGGGGGGTTGCACCATGCAGCAAGATTACGCTCCGGCCGATGGGTCAACTGATGAGTCCCGCGCGAAGCCCTACTGCCACCGCCTGGGCGCGGTCGGCAGCCCGCAGCTTGCGGAACAGCCTGCGTGCGTGGGTCTTGATGGTGTCCTCCGACAGGAACAGTTCGCGGCCGATCTCCCCATTCGACAGTCCGCGCGACATCCCATCGAGCACCTGCGTCTCGCGCTCGGACAACTTGTACTGGGGCGGCGCGTCCGCCGGGTGCCGGTCGGCGCCCCCGACGTGGTGGATCGCCAGACCCATCTCCAGCCGGGTGGCGTCCTTGGTGATGTAGCCGGCGGCGCCGTTGGCCACCGCGGTCGCCACGGCTTGTGGGTCTTCGCCGGCGGTGAGCATCACGATGCGCACGCTCGGGTCGGAGTGCAGCAGGCGGCGGGCACACTCCAGTCCGGTCATCCCCGGCATGCGGACATCCAGCAGCACCAAGTCGGGTCGATCGCTGAGACACCGCGTCAGAGCCTCTTCACCACTGCTCGCCAGGCTGACGCTGGCCACCCCCGGAAGGCCGCTGACCAGGCGCCGCAAGCCGTCCCGCACTGCCGGCGCGTCGTCGACGATCAGCACTGATGTCACCGCGCACCTCCTGGTCACTGGGCTGTATGTCGCCCTATCGGCGTGAAGCCGGAGAGGCTTGAGTGCCCAGGCATGTCGGCCCGGTCAGGAGGCCTCGCGATGCAGAGCCATGATGTCTGCGCGCGCGTCCCAGCGACTAGCCAGCTCACCGGACAATCCCGCACGCACCCCCGTCGTGATGGTGCTGGCCTGTGCGAAGTGAGCACGCGCGGAGTCGGGGTCGGCATCTTTCAGAAGTGCCGCCAGCACGGCGTGTGCCGGCCAGGCGACGGCGAGGAATCCCATGGAACTGCTCAGCATGAGCGATCGGCGCAGTCGCGGGACAGCATCCTCCCGGTGACCGGCCTCGATGTCCGCGACGGCCACGAACAGCAGGCTCTTGGCCACGTGCCGGGGGGCTGTCGCCGATTCCGCGGAGTCGAGGGCCTGGGTGGCGTGGGTGAGCGCGTCCTCGTACCGCGACTGCAGCAGCGCCACTTCGCACTCCACCCAGGCCACGCGTACCCGGTGCCGCCACCACGTCGCGCCGCTGTGCGGATCGGCGGACACCCGGTCGAGTAACGACCGC contains the following coding sequences:
- a CDS encoding GuaB3 family IMP dehydrogenase-related protein — translated: MSDIVIGLSKSARAGYSFDDVAVAPHRRTRDPEGVDLRWNIDAYSFDMPIVAAPMDSIVSPATAIAMGQVGGLAVLNLEGLWTRHEDPSDAFAQIRAVDGQDALPLLQRLYAEPIKPELITARVQQMREAGITVAGSLSPQKTHDLFRDVIKAGVDVFVIRGTTVSAEHVSADQEPLNLKQFIYELDVPVLVGGVATYQSALHLMRAGAAGVLVGFGGGASHTTADVLGVRVPMASAVADVAAARRDYLDESGGRYVHVIADGAMGRSGDIVKAIACGADAAMVGSPLARAQEAPGAGRHWGMEATHAQLPRGEIVEFSTVGTWQEVLFGPSRVSDGTMNLTGALRRSVALCGYSDLKSFQRVEMVRSH
- the guaB gene encoding IMP dehydrogenase, which produces MVQPPSPTDPFAPVGLTFDDVLLVPAASDVVPSEVDTSSHLTRSLRLRVPLVSSAMDTVTEARMAIAMARIGGVGVLHRNMSIEDQALHVDMVKRSEAGMVSNPVTCRPEDTLAEVDAMCRRYRISGLPVVDDAGRLLGIVTNRDMRFEEDRSVPVAQIMTPAPLVTGYLGIEPAEALGLLRLHKIEKLPLVDEDNRVRGLITVKDFLKSEAYPDATKDAAGRLVVGAAVGVGEDAYTRAMTLTEAGVDFVVVDTAHGHSRGVLEMVARLKKDTTIDVVGGNIATAEAALALAGAGADAVKVGVGPGSICTTRVVAGVGVPQVTAIHEVATAVRPLGVPVIADGGLQYSGDIAKAIVAGADTVMLGSLLAGCEESPGDVVFVSGKQFKQYRGMGSLGAMQSRGEAKSYSKDRYFQDDVLSDDKLVPEGIEGQVPYRGKLSVVAHQLTGGLRAAMGYSGANSIPELHTNGRFVRITAAGLKESHPHDIQMTVEAPNYHRR
- a CDS encoding response regulator transcription factor; translation: MTSVLIVDDAPAVRDGLRRLVSGLPGVASVSLASSGEEALTRCLSDRPDLVLLDVRMPGMTGLECARRLLHSDPSVRIVMLTAGEDPQAVATAVANGAAGYITKDATRLEMGLAIHHVGGADRHPADAPPQYKLSERETQVLDGMSRGLSNGEIGRELFLSEDTIKTHARRLFRKLRAADRAQAVAVGLRAGLIS